In the Haloferula helveola genome, one interval contains:
- a CDS encoding sialate O-acetylesterase: MELSACGHVGTFIGDRPKLSIDFGRPVHPGNMTRANFEFLRPLKPSPRCSWGRRLGFLFLASLGGLAAPVAATEPVKIYLMAGQSNMEGWGTWFESDDVTQNPNLVDPTDPFPLTQTDVDGYSPPLSQVWVSHPAGERATGPLVPGFGASSGNSGTIGIELSMGHQLAGANTNPFFFHKSDKGGTTLGGDWRPPSAVAARGGQVGPLYLNAIKQWHKLLSDLERTYGDYEGQGFEVAGFIWLQGWNDYGNAAFLAEYHDNVVDLAHDVRTDMGIPDLPVIISDCPSYPGVTAHEEMVLAKQQAVADLNAELPGSAAYVSSAGVGDSGEGGAYHWNFTASNYIEMGKRNATAAQSLMRAAPVDHDGSTAIAAAWAVYRDTYSQVVRYEMEELGGTVVDNTAGSGSVADAEITDSAARVLTPLGPGSTKSINANTGIIRATHDLGNLGNTHTIGAWIQLDASLPDAAGRYAILSGEDSPSTGTNSGFDFGVQRLQIGGVWENTLYVETPKFNGNATNDSLSRSDLLLQEGQPYFVAYVRNHDVTPAGDAESADNTMFYLYDPVSETVFANDGGSGSRQAVLSLINTRVGIGFTADNLSEDPATGFHGLIDDAQVWDVALSADEILTLAQTGQLSSGASGPLGTPSVTATFDDGASVECELIEAPADVTLVWAHSDQGESSLGAWTGASGGGSHVFGATGAAGVLSHTIMGLAGDTGFVCRFLATTTEGDVWSSPVGFPTGLGSSPAPTGLTVVSATAFAVELSWVGSYSTESNFVLRRASDAGFTSDVVDLFPPADATGYVDSTVVDGATYFYKVAPQNGAGIGVFSGSVSAVTPVTTIVTSVVEGGLWFDTTTWDTNSLPGAGDTAVLNHKVRIDLNEGVNGDEVTEADVVINAGGDLSADRSRATVADLTLNGGTVSAAQRTHQLVADNITINDVPGNLWVQNKTQSSKPANMTANTMSGSGDLRVESANRDGGDQYFAIHIPDMTGYTGTIVFDHKAGQINTTIATQLNTLRFSNSIPKADASFDVVLTKTDHTGGTYYHGISMTDGSVELWLTGLTIGGFEVPARETAYTYAELAAMDGGAVANYLKTDGSDGLIGVSGAAPAGPYDAWATSGVVTGVTFDGDANGDGIEDGIAFLLGAATPDDKATSLLPTSGEDGSGGLELRFTMLKPGNSAPAVLSLVHSGDLGITDPWSGPVVIPASTGTSDGVSFTVTENAGDPTKNDVIATIPSAGNSVAGKLFGRLVGEP; this comes from the coding sequence ATGGAGTTGTCCGCGTGCGGCCATGTTGGCACCTTCATCGGCGATCGCCCGAAGCTCTCGATCGACTTCGGGCGACCTGTTCATCCCGGTAACATGACACGAGCCAATTTCGAGTTCCTCCGCCCGCTGAAACCCAGCCCCCGGTGTTCGTGGGGCAGACGACTCGGGTTTCTTTTCCTCGCAAGCCTGGGTGGGTTGGCTGCGCCGGTCGCGGCGACCGAGCCAGTGAAAATCTATCTGATGGCCGGCCAGTCCAACATGGAGGGTTGGGGCACATGGTTCGAGTCGGACGATGTCACGCAGAATCCGAATCTGGTGGATCCGACGGACCCGTTCCCGCTCACACAAACCGACGTCGATGGCTACAGCCCGCCGCTCAGCCAGGTGTGGGTTTCGCATCCGGCTGGCGAAAGAGCAACAGGCCCGCTGGTTCCCGGATTTGGTGCGTCGAGTGGCAACAGCGGGACGATCGGAATCGAATTGAGCATGGGTCACCAGCTGGCCGGTGCGAATACCAACCCGTTCTTCTTCCATAAGAGCGACAAGGGAGGCACGACGCTTGGCGGCGACTGGCGCCCGCCGAGTGCGGTTGCGGCACGCGGTGGTCAAGTGGGTCCGCTGTATCTCAACGCGATCAAGCAGTGGCACAAATTGCTGTCCGATCTCGAGCGAACCTACGGTGACTACGAGGGCCAGGGTTTCGAGGTCGCGGGTTTCATCTGGTTGCAAGGGTGGAACGACTATGGGAACGCGGCATTCCTTGCGGAGTACCACGACAATGTGGTCGATCTCGCCCACGATGTCCGGACCGATATGGGTATTCCGGATCTTCCGGTGATCATCTCCGATTGCCCCAGCTATCCGGGTGTCACAGCGCACGAAGAGATGGTGCTCGCAAAGCAGCAGGCGGTGGCTGATCTGAATGCGGAACTTCCCGGGAGTGCTGCTTACGTGAGTTCAGCCGGGGTGGGCGACAGCGGGGAAGGTGGTGCTTACCATTGGAACTTCACCGCATCCAACTACATCGAAATGGGCAAACGCAACGCGACCGCGGCCCAGTCGCTGATGCGGGCGGCTCCGGTTGATCACGACGGCAGTACCGCCATTGCCGCCGCATGGGCGGTCTACCGCGACACCTACAGTCAGGTGGTGCGTTACGAAATGGAGGAACTTGGCGGCACGGTCGTCGACAACACCGCCGGAAGCGGATCGGTCGCGGATGCCGAAATCACGGATTCGGCGGCCCGTGTCCTGACGCCGCTCGGACCGGGAAGCACGAAGTCGATCAATGCCAACACCGGCATCATCCGTGCCACCCACGACCTCGGCAATCTGGGCAATACGCACACCATCGGGGCGTGGATCCAGCTCGACGCGAGCCTTCCCGATGCGGCCGGCCGCTACGCCATCCTGTCCGGTGAGGACAGTCCGAGCACCGGGACGAACTCCGGGTTCGACTTCGGCGTCCAGCGGTTGCAGATCGGCGGGGTTTGGGAGAACACGCTCTATGTCGAGACTCCCAAGTTCAACGGCAATGCGACCAATGACTCGCTGAGCCGCAGCGATCTGCTGTTGCAGGAAGGGCAGCCGTATTTCGTCGCCTACGTCCGCAATCACGACGTGACTCCGGCGGGCGATGCCGAGTCGGCCGACAACACGATGTTCTATCTGTATGACCCGGTCAGCGAGACCGTGTTCGCCAATGATGGCGGATCGGGCAGCCGGCAGGCAGTGCTTTCACTCATCAACACCCGGGTGGGCATCGGCTTCACCGCTGACAATCTGAGCGAGGATCCCGCGACCGGATTCCACGGCTTGATCGACGATGCCCAAGTCTGGGACGTGGCGCTTTCGGCCGATGAGATCCTGACGCTCGCCCAAACCGGTCAGCTGAGCTCGGGAGCGAGCGGACCGCTCGGAACGCCCTCGGTGACCGCGACCTTCGATGACGGGGCCTCGGTCGAGTGTGAGCTGATCGAAGCACCTGCCGACGTAACTCTGGTGTGGGCGCACAGTGACCAAGGTGAAAGCAGCTTGGGAGCTTGGACCGGAGCGTCCGGGGGTGGCTCGCATGTATTCGGGGCAACGGGTGCTGCCGGTGTGTTGTCGCACACGATCATGGGGCTCGCCGGGGATACGGGCTTCGTCTGCCGTTTCCTCGCGACCACCACCGAGGGTGATGTCTGGTCGAGCCCTGTCGGTTTTCCGACGGGTCTCGGTTCAAGTCCGGCCCCGACCGGGCTGACGGTGGTAAGTGCCACCGCGTTCGCGGTCGAGTTGTCGTGGGTCGGCAGCTATAGCACCGAGTCCAATTTCGTTCTCCGGCGTGCCAGTGATGCCGGCTTCACCAGCGATGTCGTGGATCTCTTCCCGCCTGCAGATGCGACAGGCTACGTGGACAGTACGGTGGTGGACGGTGCCACCTACTTCTACAAGGTCGCGCCCCAGAATGGTGCTGGCATCGGGGTCTTCTCTGGATCGGTCAGTGCGGTGACACCGGTCACGACGATCGTGACAAGCGTGGTTGAAGGCGGGTTGTGGTTCGACACGACGACCTGGGACACCAACTCGCTGCCGGGGGCGGGCGACACGGCCGTGCTCAATCACAAGGTGCGGATCGACCTGAATGAAGGGGTGAACGGCGATGAAGTCACGGAAGCGGACGTGGTGATCAATGCCGGAGGCGACCTGAGCGCGGATCGCAGCCGGGCGACGGTTGCCGATCTCACGCTAAACGGTGGCACGGTCTCGGCGGCGCAGCGGACGCACCAGCTCGTGGCGGACAACATCACCATCAACGATGTCCCCGGGAACCTATGGGTCCAGAACAAGACCCAATCAAGCAAGCCGGCCAACATGACCGCGAACACCATGAGTGGTTCCGGTGACCTTCGTGTCGAGAGCGCGAACCGGGACGGGGGCGATCAGTACTTTGCCATCCATATCCCGGACATGACCGGCTACACCGGGACGATTGTCTTTGATCACAAGGCGGGGCAGATCAACACCACCATCGCGACCCAGCTCAATACGCTGCGCTTTTCCAACAGCATCCCGAAGGCTGACGCCTCCTTCGATGTCGTTCTCACCAAGACCGATCACACGGGGGGCACTTACTACCATGGCATCAGCATGACCGACGGGAGCGTCGAACTCTGGTTAACCGGTTTGACGATCGGCGGGTTCGAGGTACCCGCGAGGGAGACGGCCTACACGTATGCCGAACTGGCGGCCATGGACGGTGGGGCGGTCGCGAACTATCTAAAGACCGACGGCAGCGACGGATTGATCGGAGTGTCGGGTGCGGCTCCTGCGGGTCCCTATGATGCGTGGGCGACCAGCGGAGTGGTGACCGGAGTGACCTTCGATGGCGATGCCAATGGCGACGGGATTGAAGACGGGATCGCGTTTCTGTTGGGCGCGGCAACGCCGGACGACAAGGCAACCAGCCTGCTGCCGACTTCCGGAGAAGACGGTTCTGGCGGGTTGGAGCTGAGATTCACCATGCTCAAGCCGGGCAACAGTGCGCCAGCCGTGCTCAGTCTTGTCCACAGTGGCGACCTCGGGATCACCGATCCTTGGTCCGGGCCGGTCGTGATCCCGGCATCGACCGGTACATCGGACGGCGTGAGTTTTACCGTCACCGAGAATGCCGGTGATCCGACCAAGAACGACGTGATTGCCACCATCCCATCGGCTGGCAACTCCGTTGCCGGGAAGCTGTTCGGGAGGCTCGTCGGAGAGCCATAG